The Sedimentisphaera salicampi genome includes a region encoding these proteins:
- the cas9 gene encoding type II CRISPR RNA-guided endonuclease Cas9 (Cas9, originally named Csn1, is the large, multifunctional signature protein of type II CRISPR/Cas systems. It is well known even to general audiences because its RNA-guided endonuclease activity has made it a popular tool for custom editing of eukaryotic genomes.) produces MITLGLDIGTNSVGWALIDEKNNEILRTGVRVFPEGVDRDTKGAEKSKNETRRLARGSRRNRARMKYRRDKLVRMLKRNGLLPASDIEFSELLREDPYKLRAKAIQEKISLHQIGRVLFHINQRRGFKSNRKSGDEKQGKVIKNANELQDEIDKSGLKTLGAYFASLDTSKKRIRDNYTLRSMYEHEFEEIWKFQSRFYPEILTDRLKTKVKDETIFYQRPLKPCDDLIKDCELEEDEKVCQRADWFARRFRILQDVNNLKIHNPEGTIKELSQDQRDTITQILLSKEKATFESIRKKLGLIDSQKFNTEEGSSNRKNPHLKGDVFQAKLKNINKKIFAGLDEEAKIDINNILIDQTIDDEEFISEICENYNYSRDEAIKISKIPLPNGYTNHSKKAILKLLPYMEKGFLTSDAVKEVYGRWPSEQKTEILDRLPLPPDFRNPIVNQGINEVRKVVNAVISAYGKPDKIAVEMARDVKGSKAERDEIRKKNWENEQKNEEARKILVEEFGFSRPAREDIIKYKLWIECRKTCPYTGKPVPQHLLFSPQSGVQIEHIIPYSRCLDDSYMNKTLCYADENRRKGEKTPYEYYSSKPEQYEEIRQRIAPLPFPKRSKFNQKEVKLDNFIERQINDTRYISRAVTSYLKQLGCTVIGTKGKITSDLRRAWGLNSILNTIGSTKNRDDHRHHAVDAAVTALTNQQHLRDLAYTKKRTEDLAMTEPWKGFRQELKESINSINVSHRVRRKVSGRLHEDTAYGPTGITNENGDEYYVYRKPLESLTLPMVHKVVDPTVREILLERLRENGIHTEGKTKSIPKKVWEEPVYMKSRKDARVPIKKVRIRTVYNNVAKIKDEEGKPYKAVTLGSNHHIEIFEFTDKKGNTKREGKVVSLFEAARRNKEGRPIVCRDYGDGKKFICSLAKNEMFMMKMDDGSFKLHRVQVVSLIVNQQVIILRPATFAGAGKSSDSPPIVQRKNANTLKGYKVTVDPLGNINPAND; encoded by the coding sequence ATGATTACGCTTGGATTGGACATTGGAACGAACAGTGTTGGATGGGCTCTTATTGATGAAAAAAACAATGAAATTTTGCGTACAGGTGTACGGGTTTTCCCTGAAGGAGTTGACCGAGATACAAAAGGGGCAGAAAAGTCCAAAAATGAAACTCGGAGACTTGCAAGGGGAAGCAGAAGAAACAGGGCTCGTATGAAATACAGGAGGGACAAGCTTGTAAGAATGTTAAAGAGAAACGGCCTGCTGCCCGCTTCAGATATAGAATTTTCAGAGCTTTTAAGAGAAGACCCTTACAAATTGAGGGCTAAGGCTATACAGGAAAAAATATCACTTCACCAGATTGGGCGAGTATTATTCCATATAAACCAGCGAAGAGGCTTCAAGAGCAATCGCAAATCGGGCGACGAAAAACAGGGCAAGGTGATAAAAAATGCTAATGAACTCCAGGATGAAATAGACAAATCGGGGCTCAAAACCTTAGGGGCATATTTTGCCTCCTTGGACACTTCAAAGAAACGAATCAGGGATAATTACACACTTCGCTCAATGTATGAACACGAATTCGAGGAAATCTGGAAATTTCAAAGCAGGTTTTATCCTGAGATTCTTACTGACCGCCTTAAAACAAAAGTAAAAGATGAAACTATATTCTACCAAAGGCCGCTTAAACCATGCGATGATTTAATAAAAGATTGCGAACTTGAGGAAGATGAAAAGGTATGCCAGCGGGCAGACTGGTTCGCTCGCAGATTTCGCATACTCCAAGACGTGAATAACTTAAAGATACACAATCCAGAAGGCACGATTAAAGAACTCTCTCAAGACCAGAGAGATACTATTACCCAAATTTTATTATCCAAGGAGAAAGCAACTTTCGAGAGCATAAGAAAAAAGCTCGGGCTAATTGATTCTCAAAAATTCAACACAGAAGAAGGCAGTTCAAACAGGAAAAATCCCCATTTAAAAGGCGATGTCTTTCAGGCCAAGCTTAAAAATATTAACAAGAAAATCTTTGCAGGCCTTGATGAGGAAGCAAAGATCGATATCAACAATATTCTTATCGACCAGACAATTGATGATGAGGAATTCATTTCAGAGATATGCGAAAACTATAACTACAGCAGGGATGAAGCAATCAAAATATCGAAAATCCCCTTGCCCAACGGCTACACCAACCACTCAAAAAAGGCAATACTCAAGCTTTTACCTTATATGGAAAAAGGATTCTTAACATCAGATGCGGTAAAAGAAGTTTATGGAAGATGGCCAAGCGAGCAGAAAACGGAAATTTTAGACAGGCTCCCCCTCCCGCCTGATTTCAGAAACCCAATCGTAAATCAGGGCATAAATGAGGTTAGGAAGGTTGTGAATGCTGTAATCTCCGCATACGGCAAGCCGGACAAGATAGCAGTGGAGATGGCAAGAGACGTAAAGGGCTCTAAGGCAGAAAGAGATGAAATAAGAAAGAAAAACTGGGAAAACGAGCAGAAAAATGAAGAGGCAAGAAAAATACTTGTAGAAGAATTCGGTTTCTCAAGGCCTGCAAGAGAAGACATAATAAAATACAAGCTCTGGATCGAATGCAGAAAAACCTGCCCCTACACAGGCAAGCCGGTTCCCCAGCATTTACTTTTCAGTCCTCAGTCTGGAGTTCAGATTGAACATATCATTCCATACTCAAGATGCCTGGACGACAGCTACATGAACAAAACGCTATGCTATGCAGATGAGAACAGGAGAAAAGGCGAAAAGACACCATACGAATATTATTCCAGCAAACCAGAGCAGTACGAAGAAATTCGGCAGCGAATTGCGCCTCTGCCCTTTCCGAAAAGATCTAAATTTAACCAGAAAGAAGTTAAGCTCGACAACTTCATCGAAAGACAAATCAACGACACCAGATACATAAGCAGAGCGGTAACATCATACCTTAAGCAGCTCGGGTGCACGGTTATTGGAACTAAGGGAAAAATAACCTCAGATCTGAGAAGAGCATGGGGGCTTAATTCAATACTAAACACAATCGGCAGCACGAAAAACAGAGATGACCACCGCCATCACGCAGTTGATGCGGCGGTTACTGCGCTTACCAATCAGCAGCATCTTCGAGACCTTGCATATACAAAGAAAAGGACAGAAGATTTGGCAATGACTGAGCCATGGAAAGGTTTCAGGCAGGAGCTTAAAGAGTCTATTAATTCTATAAATGTTTCCCATCGGGTGCGCAGGAAGGTATCAGGCAGGCTCCATGAAGACACGGCTTACGGGCCTACGGGTATAACAAATGAAAACGGCGATGAATATTACGTGTACCGAAAACCCCTCGAGAGCCTTACTCTGCCTATGGTGCATAAAGTGGTTGACCCGACAGTGCGGGAGATACTTCTTGAAAGGCTCAGAGAAAACGGGATACACACTGAGGGCAAAACTAAATCAATACCCAAAAAAGTCTGGGAAGAGCCTGTGTATATGAAGAGCAGGAAAGACGCCAGAGTGCCTATAAAAAAGGTAAGGATCAGGACAGTTTACAACAATGTTGCAAAAATTAAAGATGAAGAAGGCAAACCATACAAAGCCGTTACTCTTGGCAGCAACCACCATATCGAGATATTCGAATTTACGGACAAAAAGGGAAACACCAAAAGGGAGGGGAAAGTTGTATCGTTGTTCGAAGCCGCAAGAAGAAACAAAGAAGGCCGACCCATTGTATGCAGGGATTACGGAGACGGGAAAAAATTTATCTGCTCGCTTGCGAAAAATGAGATGTTTATGATGAAAATGGATGACGGTTCATTTAAGCTCCATAGAGTACAGGTGGTGTCTCTTATCGTTAATCAGCAAGTAATAATATTAAGACCAGCAACATTTGCCGGAGCAGGAAAATCTTCGGACAGCCCTCCAATTGTGCAAAGAAAAAACGCTAACACTCTGAAAGGATACAAGGTAACAGTGGACCCGCTGGGGAATATCAATCCCGCTAACGACTGA
- the rpmI gene encoding 50S ribosomal protein L35 → MPKMKPHKGLSKRVKITAKGKFKYKRAGSNHLMSAMSPKRRRKLGKDGYISDEYADKCRDMLGLKKAK, encoded by the coding sequence ATGCCTAAGATGAAACCCCACAAGGGATTGTCCAAGCGTGTGAAGATCACAGCGAAGGGCAAGTTCAAGTATAAGCGTGCCGGCAGCAACCACCTTATGAGTGCGATGAGCCCGAAAAGGCGCCGCAAGCTCGGCAAGGACGGATATATCAGCGATGAGTATGCAGACAAATGCCGCGATATGCTTGGATTGAAGAAAGCGAAATAG
- the rplT gene encoding 50S ribosomal protein L20, with translation MPRTRIGAAKRRKNKRILKSVKGYRGPSGRQIRLAKEASVRAGARATTDRKLRKRDFRRLWITRISAACKNNDISYSHFINGLKKANINLNRKMLSEIAIDDPAAFKKIAEEAKAAL, from the coding sequence ATGCCACGTACAAGAATAGGCGCTGCAAAAAGGCGCAAAAACAAAAGGATTCTAAAGAGCGTTAAAGGATACAGAGGCCCTTCAGGTCGTCAGATACGACTTGCAAAGGAGGCCTCGGTTCGTGCAGGAGCAAGGGCAACAACCGACAGAAAGCTCAGGAAACGTGATTTCCGCAGGCTCTGGATAACACGTATCAGCGCCGCCTGCAAAAACAACGATATCTCATACAGCCATTTCATTAACGGGCTGAAAAAGGCAAACATAAACCTCAACAGAAAGATGCTCAGCGAGATAGCTATTGATGATCCGGCAGCTTTCAAGAAGATTGCAGAAGAGGCAAAAGCTGCTCTTTAG
- the pheS gene encoding phenylalanine--tRNA ligase subunit alpha: protein MLKDFENTGKEALQELEKVQSSEALEQYRIKYLGRKGLITKLLSKIGQVAPEDRAEAGKLANKIKNEVNQAFKHKQESLGSGSGKSEKLVEDVTLPGLKPEVGKQHVISSTVNELLDIFGRMGFGIAYGPEVEDEWHNFIALNIPEEHPARDPADNFYIDDNTLLRSQTSTIQIRVMESQKPPIRVVAPGRVYRPDTVDATHMFMFHQIEALVVDEGVSMIDLKTTVDQFVRTFFGEDTEWRFRPSFFPFTEPSAEIDLLFHNKDGSEQWIEIGGCGMVDPNVFDSVGIDSEKYTGWAFGLGIERLAMRKFGIYDIRLLYENDLRFLDQF from the coding sequence ATGCTTAAAGATTTTGAAAACACCGGTAAAGAGGCCCTGCAGGAGCTTGAAAAGGTTCAAAGCAGCGAAGCCTTAGAGCAGTACCGAATTAAATATCTGGGAAGAAAGGGACTGATTACCAAGCTTCTCAGCAAGATTGGTCAGGTGGCCCCGGAGGACAGGGCAGAGGCCGGCAAGCTTGCAAACAAGATTAAGAACGAAGTGAATCAGGCCTTCAAGCATAAGCAGGAGAGCCTCGGCAGCGGTTCGGGCAAGTCCGAGAAGCTTGTTGAAGATGTTACCCTCCCCGGGCTGAAGCCGGAGGTGGGCAAGCAGCATGTAATCTCGAGCACTGTAAACGAACTTCTGGATATATTCGGAAGAATGGGCTTCGGGATCGCATACGGTCCGGAGGTTGAAGATGAATGGCACAACTTCATCGCCCTGAATATCCCCGAAGAGCATCCCGCAAGAGACCCCGCTGATAATTTCTATATAGACGACAACACCCTGCTCAGAAGCCAGACATCCACAATTCAGATCAGGGTTATGGAGTCTCAGAAGCCCCCGATAAGGGTTGTGGCTCCTGGAAGGGTTTATCGGCCGGACACGGTGGACGCAACGCATATGTTTATGTTCCACCAGATTGAGGCGCTTGTTGTTGATGAGGGTGTTTCAATGATAGACCTCAAAACAACTGTCGATCAGTTTGTACGCACGTTTTTCGGCGAGGATACCGAATGGCGCTTCAGACCGAGTTTTTTCCCATTCACTGAGCCAAGCGCTGAGATAGACCTTCTTTTCCACAACAAAGACGGCTCGGAGCAGTGGATTGAGATCGGCGGCTGCGGGATGGTAGATCCAAACGTGTTTGATTCTGTCGGTATAGACAGCGAGAAATATACGGGCTGGGCTTTCGGTTTGGGCATCGAGAGGCTCGCAATGCGGAAGTTCGGGATTTACGATATAAGACTGCTCTACGAAAACGACCTTCGTTTTCTTGATCAGTTTTGA
- the csrA gene encoding carbon storage regulator CsrA, with product MLVLSRQKDESIVIGDNVVIKVVDVKGGKVKLGVQAPKDVSVHRQEVYDSIHEKDSEKQ from the coding sequence ATGCTGGTTTTGAGCAGACAAAAAGATGAATCTATAGTTATCGGCGACAATGTGGTAATAAAAGTTGTTGATGTTAAGGGCGGCAAGGTGAAGCTGGGAGTTCAGGCCCCAAAGGATGTTTCTGTGCACAGACAGGAAGTGTACGACAGCATACACGAGAAAGATTCAGAAAAGCAGTAA
- the rny gene encoding ribonuclease Y → MLINILAVSPILVGGGAAVVSAIATFAVIHSIAVAKQQTLKHKLDRQTEEAKKEAEEILKTARIDASSEFMKRREEFDKECNQVRKELRDQEKRLSKREDANQRQTELFAEKEKEIAVSQNEIQERQKRLSARESALTDIIAEQKKVLLQITGMNVQEAKELLLQRLEDECEHDMNVVIRKKVEEANETAERKSREIISSAIQRFSAEQCCESTVSTVDIPNDDMKGRIIGREGRNIRAFEKATGVDVIVDDTPGVIVVSGFDPVRREVARLTMERLIQDGRIHPTHIEGLVEQTRKDVDQRMLQIGKETATELDVRGLSNKVLGKIGVLKFRSSYGQNALQHSIEVAYLSQVMADELGLDGSMARRAGFLHDIGKAIDHEHDGGHPAIGAEFLRKFNESPVVLNAVAGHHGDIAPDNPYTPLVAAADAISASRPGARRETLERYIKRLRSLEEIGNSFKGVSITYAIQAGREIRVIVNADEIDDNSAEKIARDIANKIENEMTYPGEIKVTLLREVRCVEFAK, encoded by the coding sequence ATGTTAATAAATATATTAGCAGTCTCGCCAATATTAGTTGGCGGCGGCGCTGCAGTTGTTTCGGCAATTGCAACTTTTGCCGTAATTCATTCGATCGCTGTTGCAAAACAGCAGACTTTAAAGCATAAATTAGACAGACAAACCGAAGAAGCAAAAAAAGAAGCTGAAGAAATCCTTAAAACTGCAAGAATCGATGCCTCCTCCGAATTTATGAAAAGGCGGGAGGAATTCGATAAGGAATGCAATCAGGTTCGAAAAGAACTGCGTGATCAGGAAAAAAGGCTCAGCAAAAGAGAAGATGCAAACCAAAGACAGACTGAGCTCTTTGCCGAGAAGGAAAAAGAGATAGCAGTTTCCCAAAACGAGATTCAGGAAAGGCAGAAACGACTTTCCGCAAGGGAATCAGCCCTCACAGACATTATTGCCGAGCAGAAGAAGGTGCTTCTTCAGATTACGGGGATGAATGTTCAGGAGGCGAAAGAGCTGCTCCTGCAAAGGCTCGAAGATGAGTGCGAACACGATATGAATGTTGTGATACGCAAGAAGGTTGAGGAAGCAAACGAAACTGCTGAAAGAAAAAGCAGGGAGATTATCAGCTCCGCTATCCAGAGATTTTCTGCTGAGCAGTGCTGCGAATCCACTGTATCCACTGTTGACATCCCCAACGATGATATGAAAGGCCGTATTATCGGAAGAGAAGGCCGGAATATCAGGGCATTCGAAAAGGCTACCGGCGTGGATGTGATCGTTGATGACACCCCGGGGGTTATTGTAGTAAGCGGTTTTGATCCGGTTCGCAGGGAAGTGGCAAGGCTCACAATGGAGCGGCTCATCCAGGACGGCAGGATCCATCCTACCCATATTGAAGGGCTCGTTGAGCAGACGAGGAAGGACGTTGATCAGCGTATGCTCCAGATAGGCAAGGAAACAGCCACAGAGCTGGATGTTCGCGGGCTTTCGAACAAAGTGCTCGGAAAGATCGGCGTTTTGAAGTTCCGCTCAAGCTACGGCCAGAACGCCCTTCAGCACAGTATCGAGGTGGCGTATTTGTCTCAGGTGATGGCTGATGAGCTCGGGCTTGATGGAAGTATGGCAAGGCGGGCAGGCTTCCTGCACGATATCGGCAAGGCCATAGACCACGAACACGATGGCGGCCATCCGGCAATAGGTGCTGAATTCCTGCGGAAATTCAACGAGAGCCCCGTGGTTCTCAATGCAGTAGCGGGACACCACGGAGATATCGCTCCGGACAATCCATACACGCCTCTTGTAGCTGCGGCAGACGCCATAAGCGCCTCAAGGCCCGGTGCAAGACGCGAAACCCTCGAACGCTATATCAAGCGTTTGCGTTCGCTCGAGGAGATTGGAAACAGCTTCAAGGGCGTTTCAATCACCTATGCGATTCAGGCAGGCAGAGAGATTAGGGTAATTGTTAATGCCGACGAGATTGATGATAATTCCGCTGAGAAGATCGCACGAGATATAGCAAATAAGATCGAAAACGAAATGACCTACCCGGGAGAGATTAAAGTTACACTCCTGCGTGAGGTTAGATGCGTGGAATTCGCTAAATAA
- a CDS encoding arylsulfatase, which yields MNRRNFLKAAGCFLAASGGRVFAGKSEKPNIVFILADDLGYGDVGFNGQSRIKTPNIDNIAKQGAVFTNHYSGSTVCGPSRCCLMTGKHTGHASVRGNPRWTSDGKPVDIRKEEPTVAEELKRAGYNTCAIGKWGLAENLSHAMPTKKGFDEFFGFMRHGPAHHYYPEKVWRNEHQVSLPNKTKEKEGLYVHDLFTQEAFKYISKQDKNNPFFLYLAYTIPHYELTVPEDSKEPYQKLGWKKRPMKQGHYYHDKEGHTTYAGMVSRMDRDIGSLMELLKKKGLDKNTLVIFTSDNGHHYDKGFFDSNGVYRGKKRDLYEGGIHIPFAARWPEMIRPGTKSSHISAFWDFLPTACDIAGIEPKAQTDGISYFQALKGNTRAQLSHNCLYWEFNERQGPVQAVRKDKWKAVRYKGKPIELYDLSKDPGENNDISAEYPEKAKQMVKLMESSRTKDPNFPFKKLR from the coding sequence ATGAATAGACGGAATTTTTTGAAGGCGGCCGGCTGCTTTCTCGCCGCTTCAGGAGGCCGAGTTTTTGCGGGCAAAAGTGAAAAGCCTAATATAGTTTTTATCCTGGCAGATGATCTTGGCTATGGAGATGTGGGCTTTAACGGCCAGAGCAGGATCAAAACACCTAATATTGACAATATAGCAAAGCAAGGCGCGGTTTTTACAAATCATTACTCCGGCTCCACGGTATGCGGCCCTTCGCGCTGCTGCCTGATGACCGGCAAGCATACAGGGCATGCCTCAGTTCGCGGGAATCCCCGCTGGACTTCAGACGGAAAGCCTGTTGATATCAGAAAAGAGGAGCCTACAGTTGCAGAGGAGCTCAAGCGTGCCGGCTACAACACCTGCGCAATCGGCAAATGGGGGCTTGCTGAAAACTTAAGCCACGCAATGCCCACTAAAAAGGGATTTGATGAGTTTTTCGGATTTATGAGGCACGGCCCCGCCCATCATTACTACCCCGAAAAGGTTTGGCGCAATGAACATCAGGTAAGCCTGCCGAATAAGACAAAGGAGAAAGAAGGGCTTTATGTACACGATTTGTTCACGCAAGAGGCCTTCAAGTACATAAGCAAGCAGGACAAAAACAATCCGTTCTTCCTGTATCTTGCATATACCATACCTCATTACGAGCTTACAGTGCCCGAAGATTCAAAAGAGCCTTACCAGAAACTCGGCTGGAAAAAACGCCCTATGAAACAGGGGCATTACTACCACGATAAAGAAGGCCATACTACTTATGCCGGTATGGTTTCAAGGATGGACAGGGATATTGGCTCTCTGATGGAGCTTCTAAAGAAGAAGGGGCTTGATAAAAATACGCTCGTTATTTTCACAAGCGATAACGGCCACCACTACGACAAGGGCTTTTTCGACAGCAATGGGGTGTATCGCGGCAAAAAACGAGACCTCTACGAGGGCGGTATCCATATTCCGTTTGCAGCACGCTGGCCGGAAATGATAAGGCCGGGAACAAAGTCTTCGCATATATCAGCGTTTTGGGATTTCCTTCCAACTGCCTGCGATATTGCGGGGATCGAGCCCAAGGCTCAAACCGACGGAATCTCATATTTTCAGGCCTTGAAGGGCAATACAAGAGCTCAGCTTAGTCATAACTGCCTGTATTGGGAATTTAATGAGCGGCAGGGGCCTGTTCAGGCGGTGCGTAAGGATAAATGGAAGGCGGTTCGTTATAAGGGCAAGCCCATTGAGCTTTATGATTTAAGCAAAGACCCGGGCGAGAATAATGATATCTCCGCTGAATACCCTGAAAAGGCAAAGCAAATGGTAAAACTTATGGAATCCAGCAGGACAAAAGACCCGAATTTCCCCTTTAAAAAACTCCGCTGA